One genomic window of Paraburkholderia phytofirmans PsJN includes the following:
- the madM gene encoding malonate transporter subunit MadM produces the protein MLHMLEKIFVQNGLVTSFALVGLIMWVSSLISRKLTFGRVHGSAIAIVIGLVLAWLGGVFTGGQKGLADLPLFTGVGLMGGAMLRDFAIVATAFEVQANEARKAGLIGVVSLLLGTLLPFVVGASIAHAFGYTDAVSMTTIGAGAVTYIVGPVTGAAIGASSDVIALSIATGLIKAIIVMIGTPIAAGFMGLKTPRSAMIFGGLAGTVSGVSAGLAATDRRLVPYGALIATFHTGIGCLLGPSVLFFATRALVGA, from the coding sequence ATGTTGCATATGCTCGAAAAAATATTCGTTCAGAACGGCCTCGTGACTTCGTTCGCGCTTGTGGGTCTGATCATGTGGGTGTCGTCGTTAATTTCGCGCAAACTGACGTTTGGACGCGTGCACGGCTCGGCCATCGCGATCGTGATCGGCCTTGTGCTTGCCTGGCTCGGCGGCGTCTTTACGGGCGGACAGAAAGGACTCGCCGACCTGCCGCTCTTCACAGGCGTCGGCCTGATGGGCGGCGCGATGCTGCGCGATTTCGCCATCGTCGCCACCGCGTTCGAGGTGCAGGCTAACGAGGCGCGCAAGGCTGGGCTGATCGGTGTCGTGTCTTTGCTGCTCGGCACCTTGTTGCCGTTTGTCGTCGGTGCGAGCATCGCTCATGCGTTCGGCTACACCGACGCGGTCAGCATGACGACCATCGGTGCGGGCGCGGTCACCTATATCGTCGGTCCGGTGACGGGCGCCGCGATCGGCGCCAGCTCGGACGTGATTGCGCTCAGCATCGCGACGGGGCTGATCAAGGCAATCATCGTGATGATCGGCACGCCGATCGCGGCCGGCTTCATGGGATTGAAGACGCCCCGCTCCGCGATGATCTTCGGCGGCCTTGCCGGTACGGTGAGCGGCGTGAGCGCCGGCCTCGCCGCGACCGACCGGCGGCTCGTGCCGTACGGCGCGCTGATCGCGACGTTTCACACGGGCATCGGCTGCCTGCTCGGGCCTTCGGTGCTGTTCTTTGCGACGCGGGCATTGGTGGGCGCGTGA
- a CDS encoding LysR family transcriptional regulator produces MRDRIDEEITFRKLEVLLAFMETGNLSKAAEALNVSTVSVHRALHSLEQGVRCALFRHEGRNLKSTEAAQMLADVAQEVLALMSDGIRATRDAAGYSSDRLRIGSLYSLTINTVPGIVVDLKVRRPALQVELALGSNAELLDKLKQGTVDAALMAVPETEPEVDALPLFEDDIFFAAPANSPYAKLEAVDLRDCRDETFVSLGEGFVTYHGFVEAFRVADFTPNVTMKVGDIFSLMNLVSGGVGYTLLPGRVRGVFGDKVQFIPLRPQYLMRQTIGVSFLRARERDPNLLALMAVCRLRTRSVG; encoded by the coding sequence ATGCGCGACCGTATCGATGAGGAGATCACCTTCCGCAAGCTGGAAGTTCTGCTCGCGTTCATGGAGACCGGCAACCTCTCGAAGGCGGCCGAGGCATTGAACGTGAGCACGGTCAGCGTGCACCGGGCGCTGCATTCGCTCGAACAAGGCGTGCGCTGTGCGCTGTTCCGGCATGAGGGCCGCAACCTCAAGTCGACGGAAGCGGCGCAAATGCTCGCCGATGTCGCCCAGGAGGTCCTCGCGCTGATGTCCGATGGCATCCGCGCGACGCGCGATGCAGCAGGCTACTCGTCGGACCGGCTGAGGATCGGCTCTTTGTATTCGCTGACCATCAACACTGTGCCTGGCATCGTCGTCGACCTCAAGGTGCGGCGGCCGGCGCTTCAGGTCGAACTCGCGCTCGGTTCGAATGCCGAGCTGCTCGACAAGCTCAAGCAAGGCACAGTCGATGCGGCGCTGATGGCCGTGCCGGAGACCGAACCCGAAGTCGACGCGCTGCCTCTTTTCGAAGACGACATCTTTTTCGCCGCACCTGCCAACTCGCCGTACGCGAAACTCGAAGCGGTCGATCTGCGTGACTGCCGCGACGAGACATTCGTTTCGCTCGGCGAGGGCTTCGTCACCTATCACGGCTTTGTCGAGGCGTTTCGCGTCGCGGACTTCACACCGAACGTGACCATGAAAGTCGGTGACATCTTCTCGCTGATGAACCTGGTGAGCGGCGGAGTCGGCTATACGCTGTTGCCGGGCCGGGTGCGCGGCGTATTCGGCGACAAGGTGCAATTCATTCCGCTCAGGCCGCAATACCTGATGCGCCAGACCATCGGCGTCAGCTTCCTGCGCGCCCGCGAGCGCGATCCGAATCTGCTCGCGCTGATGGCCGTCTGCCGTCTGCGCACGCGAAGCGTTGGCTGA
- a CDS encoding RecQ family ATP-dependent DNA helicase, whose translation MTLDQRIRSMRRTMREMFGISRLRAGQEEIIRSVLERRDTLATMPTGAGKSLCYQLPALHLDGTTLVVSPLIALMKDQADKLAASGIDCTVVNSTLRRRAEREALERIAGGEGGIVFVTPERLTQPAFIDILRSHADRRIGLVVVDEAHCVSHWGHDFRPAFLEIASAVKAIGRPPVLALTATATAEVLEDIVRSLGLREPRIVRTGTLRQNLRYRVVQVSTAGGKDGGTRAMEAKREQLRELTHSLAGTGIIYAATVADVERIHGWLVEAGESVSRYHGRLATNVRDEAQEQFMSGATRLMVATNAFGMGIDKADIRFVIHYQMPGSLDAYYQETGRAGRDGEPADCVLLFDLGDRRIQQFFLAGRYPSAELAQRVYDALVACCEQNAKGATLTALKQVLADVGSAKLEVALNMLVDARIAGRDRQHRYRLLTRPAADHPAETPRELVAKAAERFEQMSAHDKETLQKMIDYAQTGQCRWRAILDYYGDTPHMERCGVCDNCVSPPQIDVRFDTDTPISETSSPIKPRASEPREPHRWAPGDPVRVPRYGVGEVALASGEQVAVQFPDGHTRTFMSNYVRAARRSLS comes from the coding sequence ATGACTCTCGACCAGCGTATCAGAAGCATGCGTAGAACCATGCGCGAAATGTTCGGCATCTCCCGCTTACGCGCCGGCCAGGAAGAGATCATTCGCAGCGTGCTCGAACGGCGCGATACGCTCGCCACGATGCCGACCGGGGCCGGCAAATCGCTGTGCTATCAGCTACCCGCGCTGCATCTTGACGGCACGACCCTGGTCGTATCGCCGCTCATCGCGCTCATGAAGGATCAGGCGGACAAACTCGCTGCGTCGGGCATCGATTGCACGGTTGTGAATAGCACGTTGCGACGGCGCGCGGAGCGCGAAGCCCTGGAGCGGATCGCGGGCGGGGAGGGCGGCATCGTATTCGTTACGCCGGAGCGCCTCACGCAGCCGGCTTTTATCGATATCTTGCGATCCCATGCCGATCGCCGCATTGGACTCGTAGTGGTCGATGAAGCGCATTGCGTTTCGCATTGGGGTCACGACTTCCGGCCGGCCTTCTTGGAAATCGCGAGCGCGGTCAAAGCTATTGGCCGGCCGCCGGTACTTGCTCTGACCGCGACGGCCACCGCTGAGGTGCTGGAAGACATCGTGCGCTCGTTGGGCTTGCGCGAGCCGCGAATCGTACGGACCGGTACGCTGCGTCAAAATCTGCGCTACCGGGTCGTGCAGGTCAGCACGGCCGGCGGCAAAGACGGCGGCACTCGCGCGATGGAAGCGAAACGCGAACAACTGCGCGAACTGACCCACTCACTCGCGGGCACCGGCATTATCTACGCCGCGACGGTGGCGGACGTCGAGCGCATTCACGGCTGGCTCGTCGAGGCGGGCGAATCGGTCTCGCGCTATCACGGTCGGCTGGCCACGAACGTGCGCGACGAAGCGCAGGAGCAGTTCATGTCCGGGGCGACGCGCTTAATGGTTGCCACCAACGCATTCGGCATGGGCATCGACAAAGCGGATATCCGCTTCGTGATCCACTATCAAATGCCCGGCAGCCTCGACGCGTATTACCAGGAAACGGGCCGCGCGGGCCGGGACGGCGAACCGGCCGACTGTGTGCTCCTGTTCGATCTCGGCGACCGGCGCATTCAGCAGTTTTTTCTGGCCGGCCGTTATCCGAGCGCCGAACTTGCACAGCGCGTGTACGACGCGCTGGTGGCATGTTGCGAACAGAACGCGAAGGGCGCAACGCTCACGGCACTCAAACAAGTATTGGCCGATGTCGGAAGCGCCAAGCTGGAAGTTGCGCTGAACATGCTGGTGGACGCGCGTATTGCAGGACGTGACCGGCAGCACCGCTATCGGCTGCTCACGCGGCCAGCAGCGGACCACCCCGCCGAAACGCCACGCGAGCTAGTGGCAAAAGCTGCCGAGCGATTCGAGCAAATGAGCGCGCACGATAAGGAAACCTTGCAGAAGATGATCGACTACGCGCAGACCGGCCAATGTCGCTGGCGCGCAATTCTCGATTATTACGGCGATACGCCACACATGGAGCGCTGCGGCGTGTGCGACAACTGCGTGAGTCCGCCGCAAATCGACGTGCGGTTCGACACCGACACCCCGATCTCCGAGACATCGTCGCCGATAAAACCACGTGCATCTGAGCCGCGTGAGCCGCATCGATGGGCGCCCGGCGATCCGGTGCGTGTGCCGCGCTACGGGGTGGGTGAAGTTGCACTGGCGAGCGGCGAGCAGGTCGCGGTGCAGTTTCCGGACGGCCACACTCGCACCTTCATGTCGAACTATGTGCGAGCAGCGCGCCGGAGTCTGTCATAG
- a CDS encoding DUF72 domain-containing protein, producing MISKMLRKNVLDAPPIRIGCAGWGLSSAIAARFPTQGTHLERYATIFSAVEINSSFYHSHQPKTYARWAASVPDAFRFSVKILQKVSHELRLSGADAVMDEFLQQVMQLGDKLGCLLLQLPPSLALDEVTARRFFRRLRSLTDTRVVCEPRHATWFTEEGAQMMKDAGIGCVRSDPRPVAAAEPVGDSSTLYIRLHGSPKIYYSAYDDSFIEAVAARIVEARNSCSEVWCIFDNTAAGEAIPNALMLMERLRESEST from the coding sequence ATGATCTCCAAGATGCTTCGTAAAAATGTTTTGGACGCGCCGCCGATCCGCATCGGGTGTGCGGGCTGGGGATTGTCGAGCGCGATTGCGGCGCGATTTCCCACGCAAGGAACTCATCTTGAACGGTACGCAACGATCTTTTCAGCGGTTGAAATCAATTCGTCGTTCTATCATTCGCATCAACCAAAAACATACGCTCGGTGGGCTGCGAGCGTGCCCGATGCATTCCGGTTTTCCGTCAAAATTCTACAGAAAGTCTCCCACGAGCTCAGGCTGTCTGGTGCAGACGCCGTCATGGACGAATTTTTGCAGCAGGTCATGCAATTGGGCGATAAATTAGGGTGTCTGTTATTGCAATTGCCTCCCAGTCTGGCATTGGACGAGGTCACTGCGCGACGTTTCTTTCGCCGGCTGCGGAGCCTCACGGACACTCGCGTCGTCTGTGAACCGCGTCACGCGACATGGTTCACTGAAGAGGGTGCCCAGATGATGAAAGATGCAGGCATCGGCTGTGTGCGCTCCGATCCGCGTCCAGTCGCCGCTGCCGAACCGGTTGGCGATTCGTCTACGTTATATATCCGCCTGCATGGGTCGCCCAAAATTTACTACTCAGCCTATGACGACTCGTTCATTGAAGCGGTAGCCGCCCGGATTGTCGAAGCTCGAAACTCATGTTCGGAAGTCTGGTGTATTTTCGACAATACGGCAGCTGGCGAGGCTATTCCCAATGCTCTTATGTTGATGGAGCGACTGAGGGAAAGTGAGTCGACATAA
- a CDS encoding AraC family transcriptional regulator — protein MIDPLAEVVTLLQPGARFSKLVLGTGSWRVRHSDSGRAFYYVILEGACRMAIEGNEPIELVSGDFVLIPAAYGVSMSSLVPPPPGVETLAPRALGNNEFGIGDPDGPIDLRMMVGHCSFGSPDASLLVSLLPQIVHVRGVDRLATLVQLVRDESRAQRPAREVVLSRLLEVLLIEALRSTAETTASPGLVRGLSDARLAAAIRVMHEHPTRAWTVADLAKEAALSRSTFFERFNRAVGVAPMEYLLTWRMALAKNLLRRNEGRVAEVAQRVGYSSASTFSVAFTRHVGRPPSQYAREEQLTTDDT, from the coding sequence ATGATCGATCCGTTGGCCGAAGTCGTGACGTTGCTGCAGCCGGGCGCGCGCTTTTCCAAGCTGGTTCTGGGTACAGGCTCATGGCGCGTTCGCCACTCCGACAGCGGGCGGGCGTTCTACTACGTGATCCTTGAGGGCGCATGCCGCATGGCGATCGAGGGAAACGAGCCCATCGAGCTTGTCTCGGGTGACTTCGTGCTGATTCCCGCCGCCTACGGCGTGTCGATGTCCAGCCTCGTGCCACCACCGCCCGGCGTTGAAACGCTCGCGCCGCGCGCGCTTGGCAACAATGAATTCGGCATCGGCGATCCGGATGGTCCGATCGATTTGCGCATGATGGTCGGCCACTGCAGCTTCGGTTCACCCGATGCATCGCTGCTGGTCTCTTTGCTACCGCAAATCGTGCATGTCCGCGGCGTCGATCGACTGGCTACCCTCGTGCAACTCGTACGGGACGAATCGCGCGCGCAGCGGCCAGCGCGTGAGGTCGTGCTGTCACGACTGCTGGAAGTGCTGCTTATCGAGGCGCTACGGTCGACGGCGGAAACGACAGCATCACCCGGGCTGGTTCGTGGACTGTCCGATGCCCGCCTTGCGGCCGCGATCCGCGTCATGCACGAACACCCTACACGCGCGTGGACAGTTGCTGACCTCGCGAAAGAGGCCGCCCTCTCGCGCTCGACCTTCTTTGAGCGCTTCAACCGCGCGGTTGGCGTGGCGCCCATGGAATATTTGCTCACCTGGCGCATGGCGCTCGCGAAGAACCTGCTACGTCGTAATGAAGGCCGTGTCGCCGAAGTGGCACAGCGCGTTGGCTACAGCTCCGCCAGCACCTTCAGCGTCGCTTTCACGCGGCACGTCGGGCGGCCACCTTCTCAATACGCGCGCGAGGAGCAGCTGACCACTGACGACACGTGA
- a CDS encoding SDR family oxidoreductase, producing MKTVLITGCSSGFGLEIARYFLARDWRVVATMRTPRTDLLAPSERLRVLALDVTDPESISKAVEAAGPIDVLVNNAGFGAASPAELVALETVRDIFETNTFGTIAVTQAVLPQFRQRRAGVVVNVTSSVTLKALPLIAAYSASKAAVNAFTASMALELEQFGVQVRLVLPGRAPDTRFGENARARMHGLDHEAYADLASKVIAGLQDTSSPTTRAQDVAEAVWRAATDPSSPMRIPAGADAEAWAAEVR from the coding sequence ATGAAAACCGTACTGATCACCGGCTGTTCGTCCGGATTTGGCCTCGAGATCGCCCGCTATTTTCTGGCCCGCGATTGGCGGGTCGTCGCGACGATGCGCACGCCGCGCACCGACCTGCTGGCGCCTTCAGAGCGTTTGCGCGTGCTGGCTCTCGACGTCACCGATCCGGAAAGTATCAGCAAAGCGGTCGAAGCAGCCGGCCCGATCGACGTGCTCGTCAACAACGCGGGCTTCGGCGCGGCCTCGCCGGCGGAACTGGTCGCACTTGAGACGGTACGCGACATCTTCGAGACCAACACCTTTGGCACGATCGCCGTGACGCAGGCCGTGCTGCCTCAGTTCAGGCAACGCAGAGCCGGCGTCGTCGTGAATGTCACGTCGAGCGTCACGCTGAAGGCGCTGCCTCTGATTGCCGCGTACAGCGCCAGCAAGGCGGCGGTGAACGCATTCACGGCGTCAATGGCGTTGGAACTGGAGCAGTTTGGCGTGCAAGTGCGTCTTGTGCTGCCGGGCCGCGCGCCCGACACCCGGTTCGGCGAGAACGCCCGCGCCCGGATGCATGGTCTCGACCATGAGGCGTACGCCGATCTCGCCAGCAAAGTTATCGCAGGACTGCAGGATACCTCTTCGCCCACCACCCGCGCGCAAGACGTCGCCGAGGCCGTGTGGCGCGCGGCGACAGACCCGTCGTCGCCCATGCGCATCCCGGCCGGGGCAGATGCCGAAGCATGGGCGGCCGAGGTTCGCTGA
- a CDS encoding SDR family oxidoreductase, giving the protein MHEKSVALVTGANQGIGLQIAKDLAARGLTVLVGSRNLERGEAAATEVGLGAVALQLDVTDQASVTSAAARIRNEFGRLDVLIQNAAISNTKKQPGQSVEEYAKTARPGNVDLDEMRAVWDTNVFGVLAVYQAMLPLLRKTPGSRIVNVSSGVGSLTTNSNPAFPYRAIFGPVYAASKTALNALTVAMAIELEPEGIKVNAVSPGFTRTNLNGYAGTETVEEGAREAVRVALLGADGPTGTFTRWNGDTIPW; this is encoded by the coding sequence ATGCACGAAAAATCCGTTGCCCTTGTAACTGGGGCGAACCAGGGAATCGGTCTTCAGATTGCGAAGGATCTCGCGGCGCGCGGCTTGACTGTACTGGTCGGGTCGCGCAACCTGGAACGCGGCGAGGCTGCGGCCACGGAAGTCGGGCTGGGTGCCGTCGCGCTCCAACTCGACGTGACGGATCAGGCTTCGGTCACATCTGCGGCAGCACGTATTCGAAACGAGTTCGGCCGCCTTGACGTGCTTATCCAGAACGCGGCCATTTCGAATACGAAGAAGCAGCCCGGTCAGTCCGTCGAGGAATATGCGAAGACAGCGCGCCCCGGCAACGTGGATCTCGATGAAATGCGCGCGGTGTGGGACACCAACGTGTTTGGCGTGCTGGCTGTGTACCAGGCGATGCTGCCACTTTTGCGCAAGACGCCGGGCTCCCGCATCGTTAACGTCTCGAGTGGCGTTGGGTCGTTGACGACGAACTCGAACCCTGCCTTCCCTTACCGTGCGATCTTCGGCCCTGTCTACGCGGCGTCCAAAACGGCCCTCAACGCTTTGACGGTGGCGATGGCCATCGAACTCGAGCCAGAAGGTATCAAGGTCAATGCCGTCTCCCCAGGCTTTACCAGAACTAACCTAAACGGATATGCAGGCACCGAGACCGTCGAGGAAGGCGCTCGCGAGGCGGTGCGCGTTGCGCTGCTGGGTGCGGACGGCCCAACGGGGACATTCACTCGCTGGAACGGGGACACGATCCCATGGTAA
- a CDS encoding thiamine pyrophosphate-binding protein, giving the protein MESRARLNVSKTVVKSLEAANIDHVFLVPGKMIYPLLDAIDKSPSIRGIVCAHETSSAFMADGYARASRRFGVCVGISGPGTMNFVPGMASAHADRIPVLYIAGGVSSRAEGKGAFQDATLSGIFESGVVKSLVENVVELKNKDNLQAEMRRAMDGLDWMRRAQSFISIPVDVQQHDALPGQEGSRQPYDHGEFNTSGVPANHAALQALCDRFLLTSKRVAFLIGSRGNDPETAKALLDVAEKFCIPVATTLSGKGAFPEDHVLSLGVYGFAGHSRAVRVINSDELDVLVVFGSDLNQRDSMNWTEKLTAWKELIVFDDSFDAPAMGHVARSRVFSGIRASFRLLSKMDANRRADFHAVLERRRAWAVEVNRIPLYDDKFEHPGARDPNGDESLYTGDVVKQLCELLPKDANVVVDSGAHRIFMAHYWLSSGIGNYFSSSSLAPMGWAIAAGIGIKLAAPQRPCVVVTGDGCMLMHGMEIQTAARYNIKMLYIVLNNSAHGAVHIDAISKGSVPERFTRLPSHNWAAFATSLAVAARRVERLQDLADALSEASRFDGPFLIEVMTGVFPAPNRYYAECAAHP; this is encoded by the coding sequence ATGGAATCACGCGCCCGACTAAACGTATCGAAAACGGTGGTCAAATCGCTGGAAGCCGCGAACATCGACCACGTGTTCCTGGTGCCGGGGAAGATGATCTATCCCCTGCTGGATGCGATCGACAAGTCGCCGTCGATCCGCGGAATTGTTTGCGCACATGAGACCAGCAGTGCGTTCATGGCTGACGGCTATGCGCGGGCCAGCCGTAGATTTGGTGTCTGCGTTGGCATTTCCGGACCAGGCACCATGAATTTCGTGCCCGGTATGGCGTCCGCTCATGCAGACCGGATTCCCGTGCTGTACATTGCCGGCGGTGTCTCGTCGCGCGCGGAAGGAAAAGGTGCATTCCAGGACGCTACGCTGAGCGGCATTTTCGAAAGCGGCGTGGTGAAGAGTCTGGTAGAGAATGTGGTCGAGTTGAAGAACAAGGACAATCTTCAAGCCGAAATGCGTCGCGCCATGGACGGGCTGGACTGGATGCGTCGCGCGCAATCTTTCATCAGCATTCCTGTCGACGTCCAGCAGCACGACGCTTTGCCCGGTCAGGAAGGCTCGCGACAACCGTACGATCATGGCGAGTTCAATACATCCGGAGTCCCCGCGAACCATGCAGCATTGCAGGCTTTATGCGACCGGTTTTTACTCACATCGAAGCGCGTCGCGTTTCTGATCGGCAGTCGCGGCAATGACCCGGAAACCGCAAAGGCCTTACTCGATGTGGCCGAGAAATTTTGCATTCCTGTAGCGACTACGCTTTCTGGGAAAGGGGCGTTTCCTGAGGATCATGTACTTTCGCTCGGCGTGTACGGATTCGCAGGCCACTCGCGAGCCGTTCGCGTCATCAACTCGGACGAACTCGATGTCCTCGTCGTATTCGGCAGCGATCTGAACCAGCGCGACAGCATGAACTGGACGGAGAAGCTGACTGCCTGGAAAGAGTTGATCGTCTTCGACGACAGTTTCGATGCGCCCGCCATGGGCCATGTTGCGCGTAGCCGTGTGTTTTCCGGAATTCGTGCCTCATTTCGCCTGCTTTCAAAGATGGACGCTAACCGGCGCGCCGACTTTCACGCGGTTCTGGAACGAAGAAGAGCATGGGCCGTTGAGGTCAACCGGATTCCTCTGTACGACGATAAGTTCGAGCATCCCGGCGCGCGGGACCCAAATGGCGACGAATCGCTCTATACAGGGGACGTCGTCAAGCAACTGTGCGAACTCTTGCCGAAGGACGCAAACGTCGTGGTCGATTCCGGCGCCCATCGGATATTCATGGCTCACTACTGGCTTTCGTCGGGCATCGGCAACTACTTTTCCTCCAGTTCTCTCGCGCCGATGGGTTGGGCGATCGCGGCCGGGATCGGTATCAAGCTTGCCGCCCCGCAACGGCCATGTGTTGTCGTGACTGGAGACGGGTGCATGCTGATGCACGGAATGGAGATCCAGACCGCGGCCCGATATAACATCAAGATGCTTTACATCGTGTTAAATAATTCGGCACATGGCGCGGTCCATATCGATGCGATCAGCAAGGGCTCCGTTCCGGAACGGTTCACCAGGCTGCCGAGCCACAACTGGGCTGCGTTTGCGACTTCGCTCGCAGTCGCGGCGCGCAGGGTCGAGCGCCTTCAGGATCTGGCTGACGCGCTAAGCGAGGCGTCCCGATTTGATGGTCCGTTCCTGATTGAAGTAATGACCGGCGTATTCCCCGCACCGAACCGGTACTACGCCGAATGTGCGGCTCATCCCTGA
- a CDS encoding methyl-accepting chemotaxis protein — MNIGNMKLGTKLISAFIMVSVVSAIVSVIGVRSMGQINANADMSYRLDLVGLNRIQQANADVLRVGTYLRNAILAATAEQRTASLAQAEKALASAREHLDQAEPLVYTEKGKATFSELDQNWHDYIDAFNQMKGRINAAGLQEQAALTAYLLGEYHEKGFKTLVLMGKLVDGKQTDAQTTAGSNDQVYEQGRNLMLVLVALSVLIGAGIGVWLARSLTRQLGGEPATAASLARSVAAGDLSVSIDLRRGDTHSLMASLKAMRDALSRVVAEVRENAEGVATASAQIAQGNLDLSSRTEEQAASLEETASSIEELTATVRHNTDNAKQAATLATTASGIAQQGGEVVGRVVATMRDISGSSAKMSEIIGVIEGIAFQTNILALNAAVEAARAGEQGRGFAVVAGEVRALAQRSASAAKEIKDLIADSVSRVEMGSTLVEQAGGTIHEIVASVKRVTDIVGEISSASQEQSAGIEQVNQAVNQMDQVTQQNAALVEEASAAAQSMAQQAQGLRAAVAFFKVDDRQVSVSPTNVPSKESQRPPSRIHKSSFPANSTKPAAMPRLAGGSTEVTTNTAEAADWQTF, encoded by the coding sequence ATGAATATTGGCAATATGAAACTCGGCACCAAACTGATCAGCGCCTTCATCATGGTATCGGTGGTTAGCGCCATCGTTAGCGTCATCGGTGTTCGCAGCATGGGCCAGATTAATGCAAATGCGGATATGAGCTATCGATTGGATCTCGTGGGGTTGAACCGGATCCAGCAAGCAAACGCCGACGTACTGCGAGTCGGCACGTATCTACGCAACGCCATTCTGGCCGCCACTGCCGAGCAGCGGACCGCCTCTCTCGCTCAGGCCGAAAAGGCTCTCGCCTCGGCGCGCGAACATCTCGATCAAGCCGAACCCCTTGTCTATACCGAGAAGGGCAAAGCCACCTTTTCCGAACTCGATCAGAACTGGCACGACTACATAGACGCATTCAATCAAATGAAAGGCCGGATCAACGCTGCGGGGCTGCAGGAGCAAGCTGCGCTCACTGCCTATCTGTTGGGTGAATACCATGAGAAGGGATTCAAGACGCTAGTCCTGATGGGCAAGCTCGTCGATGGCAAACAGACCGATGCACAGACGACGGCCGGATCCAACGATCAGGTGTACGAGCAAGGCCGCAACCTGATGCTGGTTCTGGTGGCGTTGTCGGTGTTGATCGGTGCGGGCATCGGCGTCTGGTTGGCGCGCAGTTTGACACGGCAGTTGGGGGGCGAGCCGGCGACAGCCGCCAGTCTTGCGAGAAGCGTGGCAGCCGGCGATCTCAGCGTAAGCATCGATCTGCGGCGCGGCGACACGCACAGCCTGATGGCATCGCTGAAGGCAATGCGTGACGCGCTGTCGCGGGTCGTGGCAGAGGTCCGCGAAAATGCCGAAGGGGTCGCCACGGCGAGTGCGCAGATTGCGCAAGGCAACCTGGATCTGTCGAGCCGCACTGAGGAGCAGGCAGCATCACTCGAAGAAACCGCTTCGAGCATCGAAGAACTGACCGCGACCGTCCGTCACAACACGGACAACGCGAAACAGGCAGCAACGCTCGCCACCACTGCCTCCGGCATCGCACAACAAGGCGGCGAAGTTGTCGGGCGGGTGGTCGCTACGATGCGCGACATTTCCGGCAGCTCGGCGAAAATGTCCGAGATCATCGGCGTGATCGAAGGTATTGCATTCCAGACCAATATTCTCGCGCTCAACGCGGCGGTCGAGGCGGCTCGTGCCGGTGAACAGGGACGGGGTTTTGCAGTCGTGGCCGGCGAAGTCCGCGCGCTGGCACAGCGCAGTGCCAGCGCAGCAAAGGAAATCAAGGACCTGATTGCCGATTCGGTCAGCCGGGTCGAGATGGGCTCAACCCTTGTCGAACAGGCGGGCGGCACGATCCATGAGATCGTCGCTTCAGTGAAACGCGTGACCGACATCGTCGGCGAAATCTCATCGGCGTCCCAGGAGCAGAGTGCCGGTATCGAACAGGTCAACCAGGCGGTCAATCAGATGGACCAGGTTACCCAGCAGAATGCCGCACTGGTGGAAGAGGCTTCGGCGGCGGCCCAGTCGATGGCACAGCAGGCGCAGGGTCTGCGCGCGGCGGTCGCGTTCTTCAAGGTCGACGACAGGCAAGTCTCTGTGTCACCGACGAATGTGCCCTCGAAGGAATCACAGCGCCCGCCGTCGAGAATTCACAAATCATCATTCCCTGCGAACTCGACGAAGCCCGCGGCGATGCCACGCCTTGCCGGCGGCAGTACCGAAGTCACGACCAACACCGCAGAGGCTGCCGACTGGCAGACATTCTGA